ACGGCGGATGCTTCCATGTGAATTATGGGACCATCAGAcatcgtttttttttttttcctacCGATGCACTTAAGGGGACTCAAGTCCTTTCCTGCCTTGTACGGTATTCAAAGAGGTGCGTCGCTGGAAGTCACGGCTTATGGAACGAGTTCGATGTAGATGGAGCTTGGGTGTCCCAAGGAGCCGCCCACTCTCGGACATTTGAGAGTCGTTCTTTATTTGATTTTCACTGCATCCTGTTTCCAAGCGGTGGAGTTTGTGGGTCGTTTAAATTGTCTTTGGCGTGCTTCTGGCGTTTTCCTCGTTTTAGATCGTGCCTTGCTTTTTATCAttattaaaaaaaaaaaaaaaccagcTGTATTGTTGTCTTCTGTCTCTTACAACTAGTGTTAACTATGAAAATGGTTTTTGCGGGAGTACCTTCTTGCGAAGGCACGTGATCCATGGCCAATTTAGCCGCAAATTGAGATTCCCTGGCTATACAAAGACAATTGAAGTAGTAGCATTTCACCTGGATGACCCAATGTCTACAGCCGATTCTGACCTGGGGGAGCTCTTGGCTCAGGTGCTTCCCGCCGGAATCAAAATCACTGTCCGACATCTCTCGTCCACTCCGATCCCATGCTCCGCGCTCTTTGCGGCACCCCCCGGCGAAGAGCCAGAAGCCACTTTCTGTGCGAACCATTTCCTGATTGTCTCGATCTACAAGGGTGACGAAAATGACAGCAACGGCAAAGGATCCGAGATCATCGTGTTTGGAATGGAAGTGCTAGTCTACAGTACCACGCACTTGACGACCATCTTCGTCTCCAAAGCTGACTCGACGGGCTACTTACATCTACTCCAGACCACCTCCAAGGTTTCGCTACTGCGATTGATTTCGAATAcgtttctttccttcctcatgCGCACCCACCAACGACCGAGCGTCCGACTGGTGCTGTCCTTGTTCGCGCGCGCGCAGAACCAATACCTCTTCCCCGGAAGCATCCACAACCCAGGCAAGCACGTCCTCGACGATCGCGGATTGATAAAATGGTGGTGTCGCGTGGCAGACTCGATTCTACGAGAGTATGAGCCGGAGTCTGGCGGCCATGAGAAAGGACTTCTGGACCGAACGATGGAATTTGCCAAGAGCTCAGCTACGGCGTTCCTGATCGTCCCGGGATGCGACAAGTTCGAAACACGAGGATTCTTCCCGCCCGCCGCTAAAGAAGATGATAAGGAGCGTCCTCGATGGGTTAACAGCTATCCTGTCCGTCAATTATGCGACAATCCCGAGGCCCCTCCGCGATGCCTGATTCCCCGTTTGCCTGACGATCCGAAGACGCGGTTCTTAATAGACTTGGACGATGAGCTGCCTGAGTTGAAAGAGTCTGAAGAACAGCGCAAGAGACCCCCGGGTCAGTGGCTGAGTGTGCGGTCGTTGGAACAGTTCTGGGAGATGATGTCTTTTCGACAGGAGTGTTCGGCTGGGCGATTGGTCGGGTTCTTGTGGCTGGTGATTAATCCGCCGGGGCTGGAGAATTCAGTTCAGATGACAAGCTCTAGGGTAATGACTGGAGACGTTGGAAAAGGGACTACTGAAACTACGGCTTCAAGTGCACCGGCCGAGAAGGAATCGAAGACAACTTCGCCGTCGAAGGACGTTCCGAACGATACCAAAACTCAGGCCCCATCGTCGCAGTCACAAGGGACCCAGAAACAGACTGCTGAACAACCGCCGTTTCACTGGCCAGAAGCCGGACGAGGAGACGCGGTTCTCAGCGAGGCTGATTACAAGACTGCCGTTGACTTTCTTCTCACGCAAGACTTTGACAACGAGGAAGAATCCATTGCCAGCACAAAGGCGTGGGCCGAGAAGCTCACGTCCATAACGGACCAGCTTTGGGTGGGCAAGCATGTCGAGGGGAGGAGCACCAGCATCGGACAATCTGCATCGCAAACCTCTCAGACAACCAACCTCATCGACAGCGGTTTGATACGGAAGCGGAAGAAAAACGACCAAGGTCAAGACACAGCCAAGACTAATGATAATGCTGGGGCTACTTCGGAGCCTGTGCAGTCCTCGTCGGGGGTCAATGTGCTTGGTACGAACTTGAtccggaagaagaagaagacgtaGAGTATGTACGAGTAGCTGGTGGTACATGGATATTTGCATGGGACGGGGATTCGGAGTTCTTTTGGGAAGCTATTAAAGCAGGTCATTGTGTTCAGAACCAATTATTATGTAGTAATTAATCATGTATACTAAATTTCATTCTCAGTTCTTCAATTAATGTCAACTAATGGAACCATGTGATTGCTGAGGCCGTGTGAGGCTCTGCGGGTCACCGCAAATACCCCATAACTAGCGTCGAAGCTCTCTTACCCACCGACAACCATTCGTCCCTGCGAAAAACGGTCCTTGCGCACTGAATCCACGCTGGATCCGCTGTTTCCGAGAGGTTCAGCTGGTTCAGCTCTTCTTCTTACCCTGTCTTTGTTTCAGCCGCATCAGTTGAAATTTCGCGATTTGCGCTCGATTTACCCACCTCTTCTTCCACCTGGCATATAATGTCCTCGTCGGCCGCGCTGGCCTTGGACTTTCCATTGTTTGATCTCCGTCGCAATTGCCCATGCTGAAGCCTACGTCACAGTCAAAGTCCTCCGATGTCGATGGCGGGTTCCCGTGGTTGGACGCCGTGGGTTGGGGGTGTTTGATCTGGTATACCACGGTGCAGTTGGTTTGTGTTGTTGGATATTACCAAATGTATGCCTTGTTATCCTAAGGAATTGGCAGCTTGCTAATCTGTATTCGTCTATAGATGGAAGTACTTCTTGCAACGACCTCCAAAGTCGAGTTCGACCACAGCCACCTCCCACACTCCCCATGTTACCGCCATCCGGCCTATCAAAGGATTAGAACCACATCTTTACGAGTGTTTAGCGTCTACTTTCTACCAGGATTACCCTTACGGTAAACTGTCGGTACACTTCTGTGTCTCGTCCCGAACGGATCCCGGTTATCCTACGGTGCAAAGAGTCCTGACCGATTTCCCCGATGCGGATGCACGCCTCTTTATCGAAGACGAAGATCCCCTCCTCCATCCGAAGAACGGTGATACACCGTACGCTTTGGGTCCCAACCCCAAAATTCGAAATATGAGTCGGTCATACCGTGAAGCAAATGGCGACATTATTTGGATTATTGATTGCAATGTTTGGGTGGGGCCTGGCGTCTGTGGACGGATGGTTAATAGACTCTGTGGGACTGGGAACACGCCTGGTAGGAAGTACAAGTTTGTGCACCATCTCCCCGTTGCGGTGGATGTCACGGGAGCAGGCAGCTACAGGGAGGAAAGGCAGGCGCTTCTTGACGGTGCCTACGACGGCGACGCTGCCAATCGTGAAGCAGTTGTGGCTGCTCTGCCACACAAGGATTCGGAGGCCGCTGGGGCTCTAGCCATGGGAGGTGGTCGTCTCGAGGAGCTGTTCCTATCGTCTGCGCATGCAAAAATGTACACGGCAATTAATACGGTCCTGATTGCGCCGTGTATCGTGGGCAAGTCCAACATGTTCCGTCGCTCTCATCTGGATTACTTGACTGCATCGTCACCTACAAACCCTCACTCACGTCTTCCCGGAATTGACTATTTCTCGGACAATATCTGCGAAGATCATTTGATTGGGGACTTATTGTGGAAGAACCGGGTTAAGGAAGAGGAGTTGGGCGAGCCTTGGGGCAAACATGCCATGGTCTTTGGGGACCTTGCATTCCAGCCGGTGGCCAACATGAGCCTTCAAGCCTACCTGGCACGACGAGTTCGATGGCAGCGTGTGCGCAAGTTCACCGTTTTGCTTGCCACATGGGTCGAGCCGGGCACAGAGTCAATTCTGTGCTCCCTTTACGGAGCGTGGGGTGTTACGACAACCCTTGCTCAGCATTTGCAGAATAAGGGTATTGAATGGGCGCCCTTGCTGTCTACGTGGACCGCATTCTTTGCATTTTTCGTTTTGAGCATGGCGGCCTGGATCTTCGTGGATTGGACATTGTATATCAAACTGCACTCCGCGAAAACCGTCGAACTTGATGAGAACACGCCACCATTTGCTCAACCACCAAGTCGCAAAGACTCGGCTACCAGGCGTCCATTTTTGACCTGGTTTGCAGCGTGGTGTGGACGGGAGCTTCTGGCGTTGCCGATTTGGTTCTGGGCGTTCTTTGGGGGTGTTACGGTGACATGGCGTGAACGACGATTCCGAGTAGGATTTGATACCAAGGTGCGCGAGATTGAGTCTGAGTCGAAGGCTCCATTGGAGGGATCGTATTCGAGTGGTACTCGGGGTTATGCCAAAGCTCGGCGGGACTAGTTCAGCACAATGCATGGAAATAGACTATTGGTATTTTCATCAGATCATAGACCATAGACCATTCATAGATCATAAAAGATTAtttcttctcatcctcctGCCCACCCCCAGACCCCGAGCTCTCCCCAACACCGCTCTCCAACTCACCACCCTTATCCGAACTCAACAACCACTCCACAACAGCCCTTCCCTGGGACATCGGTccctttccttctccttcacaTTGCCCTTCAGCACCAGCACTGGCTTCCACTTCCGCTTCCCCAGACTCATTCTCattttcatcttcatcctccttcaCCTCGCCAGTCGACCACGCCGTCCGCTCAGCAAGGAAGACTGCATCAAGACCAGCGTCGTTCTTCACAGAGACATCAGCACCAGCTTCCACAAGCGCCTTGACGCAGTCCAGATGCGTATTCAACGCAGCCCAATGCAGAGGCGTGTTTCCAGAGTGATTGCGATGGTTGATCAGTTTTTGCAAGTGTTCTGGTTGTGTCTTTAAAGCCTCTAGCAAATATTTCAGAATCTCTGCTCCTCGTTAGCACAAAAGCAATGCAATCAATACAGTGGAAACGGATGTACCAATATTCCCATTCGCAGCCGGAAAATGCAGCACACAGCTCCCCGACCCGCCCTCAGCTTCGGGCTCTGAGTCCACGGCCGCGGACAGGATGGCAGCTTCAGGGCTTGCGTGCTGGGTGCTTAGTGCTGCGAGGTCCTCTTTGAGCGCGGCGAGGTCCCCTGCGCGGGCGTCGTAGATGAGGTCATCAATAGCCTCGAAGGGGAGAGTGACAGGCATTTTGTCTTTCTCCTTTGGTGGTCCTTCAGATAGGTATATGAAATAGTGGAATGGTTGGTTGTCTGGAGAGGGTTAGTGGTTTGTTCACACTTCACGAAAGCGCAGAAGAAAAATGATAAGAGAATTTCGCAGATTGGATAGCATGCATGATCTGGGACTTAGATCAAAATCATATACTATACATGATTGCTTGCACCACGTTTGGGCAAAGCATTCAGAGGGGCAGTaggggcaaaaaaaaaaaaaaaagactaCAGTTTCGAAGACACGGACAACGACAACGAACCAACAATCTCACAAGTCAAATGAATTCAAGGTCACGACAAATGCTTACCTGTTTTAGACACCGGAAATTTCTCAGTGCTGTATACTGCCTGCACTCTTTGGTGTTGAAATGGGTTGTTGGTCAAGGAAAAACTTCGATGCTGGGTCATGTGATATCAAAGTGGGGATCGCCATCGAGGTCCGTATAGTTAGAGCTTCACGGGTACAATATGGATGACTATGGTATAGCTGGACAATTCCTGCTAATAATACATTCATTGTAATAAAATCACAGCTCTATGATATGCAATAGTCCCAGGAGCAAAATAACATAACGCCACCAAAGGTATCACTCCGTATGCGAAAAGAACAATACAAAACCAGCCCATATTAATCCCGCAACCAAGCCCGccgcttctcttccttcttttcccttcttttaTCCTTAAACGCCTTGAGCTCCTTCTTGCTCAGCTTCTTAGCACTCCGCTCCGCCCGGAGACTTCTCCCATCGTGACTATTCGCCGCCGCATCAACGTCAAAGAACGCGTTCATCTGCCGACGCGACTTATTCTCGTCATTGTAATTTTCCGGCCGCAGCGAGTCTGCCTGCCACCGGCCCGTGAACCGGTTGAAATGCCCCGTCGCCTCGTAAGGATATCCCGGCGCCATCCCGGGAACGCCACCCGCAGTCGCGGAAACTTCTGCGTTCCGTTCCTGTTCGTACTGCTGCGCGTACGGGGCGGTCGGGTCATAGTCGCCGTGGATAGCGGGGTTGTAGCCGCCTACCACGGGTTGTTTGGGCTGCTCTTGCTCTTGCTCTTGGTTGGCAGCGGTACCCGGTGCAGACGCGGCGGCCTCGGGGACGCGAGGATTCTCCCATTGCGAAAGGCCTGTGAAGCGGTTGTAGAAGTAGAAGGCTTGTGCATTGGGGTCCCAGACGGGTTCCCAGCCATCATCATCCCCTGGAGGTGCCTCGTTggggagaggaggggggCCTTCGTCTGGCAATGGGGGTGCTGaagcctcttcttcttttgtttctccttcctcagcctcctcttccttttctgcTTCTTGTGATTGCTTCCCCTGCACTTGTGTATTATCTTCCAcatcactttttttttcttgatcCTGTGCCCTGTCTTTCTCTGCTGCTGGCGCGATCTCTGTAGGTTCCTTGTCGTGTTGCGGAGATGCAGGAGCCGGGCTGTTGTCGCCCTGGTCGGTACGGTCAGAGTTTGGAGGGTGGTCGGTCATCTTGATTAAGTCTTCCCTCTTTCTGTGTGCAGTTATAGTCTGATATAACGAAGAGAAGGCGCGAGAGGAAATCGTCTACAGTACGTTGAATCGCAGAATCGCAATGCGGATGGGAATTCGAGTTACGTTGGCACTAAACCGTTTCAGGAATAGCGTATGTCCCATATTTACTTACATCAAAACCgcagaaacaagaaagaaaagacaacTAAAGACAAGGGAAGAGCCACTTCACTCCAGCACGACCTTTTGCTCCACTAGATGATCAATAGCCTCCCTCGCCCACTCCTGACACCGTCTTAACGGCTCCTTAGGATACAACCGTCTAGCCCCCTCGAACTGCTTCTTCGGAACGGGGATGCTCTGGCAAACAGCAATGAAGCGAGGGTAATCATCCTTGGAAACGCTTCCGATGCGTTTCTTCTCAGCGAAGACGGGCGATTTCTCCGGCTCTTCGGTGGTTTTTGCTTCATACACCATGCCGTTCTGGATGTCGCCTTTGACGTTGTAGACATGGCCGGTTTGGGGGCCTGCTTCGTTGGTTTCGACGAAGAGAGCGTGGTGGTCCAGTGGGATGCTGGTTTCGATGATGAGGTAAACTGCGTAGGAcatggttgtggttgtggtgggtGTAAATGAGAGATTAGAGAGGCTGGGAGTTGATTTTTATAAGAACCAGGGACAAGCATTAATGAGTCGGTGCGTGCATGTGACCAATCAAAGTTGGCTTCCCGGTTTGCAGTGAATGACCCCATAATTACTGGTCGGGATGAAGTAGCTGGGAAGCGATAGGACGTGGGTAGGGCTTTCAACGTAAGTATGGAGGCTGTTTCAGATATCGATGGTCTATGACCAGGATACTATACCATATCGAGGAAGAGACCTTTTCTTATTCTGAAGAGCAGCTTTTCCTAGTCGACGGGTTGATAAGTTGAAAAATATGTTCACCCATTGGGCACCCTTCTTAGTTTTATAGAGCGCCAACAAATACGCAATATTCGATTCTCCAGTGACAATAGTCGTTCATTTGGTAGCTGTATTTGATGGATAGCATATGTAGCAAAGGTCCAAAAGGAACTACGCCCAGCTACACCGGGGTTTTCACCTGACAGGTAGAGGCAGTGAATGTTCTTCCCACATGTGGTCATGGTATCAAATTAATTCATTGTAGATCGACATTATCTGTGTCCCGAGAAGGTTGTGGAAGGAGAATAACACCAGTGAGACTAGTTAGGTGCATGCCTCTTCGGACTCAACAGATTAAGTCCGGTTGATGCTGTGAGACGACTGGATGGCACGAGTCTCATCAGTCCCTCAATAACAGGAACGAGAGGTATGAGCTCTGGATGATCCACCTGTTCGACAAGCCTTCGCTTTAATTCTGACAATTGAGTATCTTGAAAATCAGCCATGACGTTCTCTTGCATTGCATTTTCCATAGCTTACTGCTCTTCCTGTCAAGTCCATGTCCAGGACTGCATTGCGCTTTCCAGTCATCTGGCATATTATTCGACCCCACTAACTCTATCATCTGCGCCACCAAGGCATTATTATTACCCTTGTATGTAAAGGGGCTTGTTCCAAAAAGAAACGAGTATATCTATAAACATCAGTACAGCGTCCAAAGTAGAGGCATGGTCACTTACCACACATCCGGCACGCCACAGATCAACTCTATAGTCAAATGACCCCGTAAATATGGTCTCGGGGGCTGGAAAGGGCCCGGTTTTTCCTATTCGTCTAGTTTTTTCCCATTGGAAAAAACTCCTGCCGAAATCGATTATTCGAAGATCTTCGTGATCTTCCTCTACCCAACTATCCCATACTATCGCCTTCACCAGATGCGTTGGTAGCCCTTCATCCAGTGGTCTACCATCCGAACGGACTAATGGCTCGACCTCTGGGGCTCCGACAAACTTGAAGATACGTTCTCTCGTCGTTGACAATGATCTACCGCTGAATACAACGGTCCATCCACTTATATCTGTAATCATGTCAGCTAAGCAGCTATCAGGAACAGGTTATTCATTACCTCCATGTGCCATCCCAGCACTATGAATAAATTCAACGCACTCGAGAAGCTGTCTTGACATTCGCATAATAGTACCGGGCTCAAGCTTGTCTCCGGGATTCGTGTGATCCGCATAGGCCGAATAGTCCATAAGTACCCATTCAACAGGCGGGCCGAGCAGCTCAAAGACCAGACACTGGTGATCCCCATTAGGACCGCTGTGAGAAAAGATGTCAAGAAACTGGATGACGTATTTGGAAGACAAGCGTCCCTTGCATTTTCCTTCCAATAGCTGCAAATGATGCAGCTCTCGGGATCTCGATGAATCGTCTGCATTTGCGGTCACGATCTCAAGTGAAACCCAGTAACCATTGCTGTGATTAGTTAGTGGTGATAGTGTAGGCAGTACGGAGTTATGGCCTACCTTTTGTCATACGCCAACCAGGTTGTCGAGTATTTTCCCCAACCTAGTTTATGGTGCACCTGGTAACGCCCGTCTTTGAAGCTATCACCTAGGTTAACTGGATGGTAGCCACCTGGCTTATACCCTAGCAA
This sequence is a window from Aspergillus chevalieri M1 DNA, chromosome 5, nearly complete sequence. Protein-coding genes within it:
- a CDS encoding H3 histone acetyltransferase RTT109 (BUSCO:EOG09262D4G;~COG:S;~EggNog:ENOG410PIQJ;~InterPro:IPR016849,IPR013178;~PFAM:PF08214;~go_component: GO:0005634 - nucleus [Evidence IEA];~go_function: GO:0004402 - histone acetyltransferase activity [Evidence IEA];~go_function: GO:0010484 - H3 histone acetyltransferase activity [Evidence IEA];~go_process: GO:0006355 - regulation of transcription, DNA-templated [Evidence IEA];~go_process: GO:0016573 - histone acetylation [Evidence IEA];~go_process: GO:0043618 - regulation of transcription from RNA polymerase II promoter in response to stress [Evidence IEA]); translation: MSTADSDLGELLAQVLPAGIKITVRHLSSTPIPCSALFAAPPGEEPEATFCANHFLIVSIYKGDENDSNGKGSEIIVFGMEVLVYSTTHLTTIFVSKADSTGYLHLLQTTSKVSLLRLISNTFLSFLMRTHQRPSVRLVLSLFARAQNQYLFPGSIHNPGKHVLDDRGLIKWWCRVADSILREYEPESGGHEKGLLDRTMEFAKSSATAFLIVPGCDKFETRGFFPPAAKEDDKERPRWVNSYPVRQLCDNPEAPPRCLIPRLPDDPKTRFLIDLDDELPELKESEEQRKRPPGQWLSVRSLEQFWEMMSFRQECSAGRLVGFLWLVINPPGLENSVQMTSSRVMTGDVGKGTTETTASSAPAEKESKTTSPSKDVPNDTKTQAPSSQSQGTQKQTAEQPPFHWPEAGRGDAVLSEADYKTAVDFLLTQDFDNEEESIASTKAWAEKLTSITDQLWVGKHVEGRSTSIGQSASQTSQTTNLIDSGLIRKRKKNDQGQDTAKTNDNAGATSEPVQSSSGVNVLGTNLIRKKKKT
- a CDS encoding putative ceramide glucosyltransferase (CAZy:GT21;~COG:I;~EggNog:ENOG410PIM2;~InterPro:IPR025993,IPR029044;~TransMembrane:4 (o22-45i386-409o429-450i488-511o);~go_function: GO:0016757 - transferase activity, transferring glycosyl groups [Evidence IEA]), translated to MLKPTSQSKSSDVDGGFPWLDAVGWGCLIWYTTVQLVCVVGYYQIWKYFLQRPPKSSSTTATSHTPHVTAIRPIKGLEPHLYECLASTFYQDYPYGKLSVHFCVSSRTDPGYPTVQRVLTDFPDADARLFIEDEDPLLHPKNGDTPYALGPNPKIRNMSRSYREANGDIIWIIDCNVWVGPGVCGRMVNRLCGTGNTPGRKYKFVHHLPVAVDVTGAGSYREERQALLDGAYDGDAANREAVVAALPHKDSEAAGALAMGGGRLEELFLSSAHAKMYTAINTVLIAPCIVGKSNMFRRSHLDYLTASSPTNPHSRLPGIDYFSDNICEDHLIGDLLWKNRVKEEELGEPWGKHAMVFGDLAFQPVANMSLQAYLARRVRWQRVRKFTVLLATWVEPGTESILCSLYGAWGVTTTLAQHLQNKGIEWAPLLSTWTAFFAFFVLSMAAWIFVDWTLYIKLHSAKTVELDENTPPFAQPPSRKDSATRRPFLTWFAAWCGRELLALPIWFWAFFGGVTVTWRERRFRVGFDTKVREIESESKAPLEGSYSSGTRGYAKARRD
- a CDS encoding ankyrin repeat domain-containing protein (COG:S;~EggNog:ENOG410PN3C;~InterPro:IPR002110,IPR036770,IPR020683;~PFAM:PF13857,PF12796,PF00023,PF13637,PF13606;~go_function: GO:0005515 - protein binding [Evidence IEA]), producing MTQHRSFSLTNNPFQHQRVQAVYSTEKFPVSKTDNQPFHYFIYLSEGPPKEKDKMPVTLPFEAIDDLIYDARAGDLAALKEDLAALSTQHASPEAAILSAAVDSEPEAEGGSGSCVLHFPAANGNIEILKYLLEALKTQPEHLQKLINHRNHSGNTPLHWAALNTHLDCVKALVEAGADVSVKNDAGLDAVFLAERTAWSTGEVKEDEDENENESGEAEVEASAGAEGQCEGEGKGPMSQGRAVVEWLLSSDKGGELESGVGESSGSGGGQEDEKK
- a CDS encoding WW domain-containing protein (COG:S;~EggNog:ENOG410PP2Q;~InterPro:IPR036020,IPR001202;~PFAM:PF00397;~go_function: GO:0005515 - protein binding [Evidence IEA]) is translated as MTDHPPNSDRTDQGDNSPAPASPQHDKEPTEIAPAAEKDRAQDQEKKSDVEDNTQVQGKQSQEAEKEEEAEEGETKEEEASAPPLPDEGPPPLPNEAPPGDDDGWEPVWDPNAQAFYFYNRFTGLSQWENPRVPEAAASAPGTAANQEQEQEQPKQPVVGGYNPAIHGDYDPTAPYAQQYEQERNAEVSATAGGVPGMAPGYPYEATGHFNRFTGRWQADSLRPENYNDENKSRRQMNAFFDVDAAANSHDGRSLRAERSAKKLSKKELKAFKDKRREKKEEKRRAWLRD
- a CDS encoding uncharacterized protein (COG:S;~EggNog:ENOG410PR3D); the encoded protein is MSYAVYLIIETSIPLDHHALFVETNEAGPQTGHVYNVKGDIQNGMVYEAKTTEEPEKSPVFAEKKRIGSVSKDDYPRFIAVCQSIPVPKKQFEGARRLYPKEPLRRCQEWAREAIDHLVEQKVVLE